Proteins encoded by one window of Lathyrus oleraceus cultivar Zhongwan6 chromosome 1, CAAS_Psat_ZW6_1.0, whole genome shotgun sequence:
- the LOC127131056 gene encoding uncharacterized protein LOC127131056, which yields MASSSWSAENATKAYLNTLKMDLKIKEPSIAEFISALAAGNNAQLMVVACAAAADLTTFALIAAANETNGNVICIVPNNEDLLASKYFLGAYSNKVKFIIGKEVQEFDVLNKADFVVIDCNLVNHEEIVELVQIGDGNKQKGVSVIGYNAFSYKGSWRSCISKTQLLPIGEGLFLTRFGENNAITPKFGSGLRKSARSRWIVKVDKCTGEENVYRIRIPQR from the exons atggcTAGTAGTAGTTGGTCTGCAGAAAATGCCACAAAAGCCTATCTCAACACTTTGAAAATG GATCTAAAGATTAAAGAACCATCCATTGCTGAATTTATATCAGCATTAGCAGCTGGAAACAATGCACAGCTAATGGTAGTAGCTTGTGCTGCTGCAGCTGATTTAACAACATTTGCACTAATTGCTGCTGCTAATGAAACTAATGGCAATGTAATATGCATTGTACCTAACAATGAAGATCTACTTGCCTCAAAATATTTCTTAGGAGCATATTCTAATAAAGTGAAGTTTATTATTGGAAAAGAAGTACAAGAATTTGATGTATTAAACAAAGCTGATTTTGTGGTAATTGATTGTAACCTTGTGAACCATGAAGAGATTGTTGAATTAGTACAAATTGGTGATGGTAATAAGCAAAAGGGTGTAAGTGTTATTGGTTATAATGCTTTTAGTTATAAAGGGTCATGGAGATCATGTATATCAAAAACACAATTGCTTCCTATTGGTGAAGGGTTGTTTCTGACAAGATTTGGAGAAAATAATGCTATTACACCTAAATTTGGATCTGGATTGAGAAAGAGTGCTCGAAGTCGCTGGATTGTGAAGGTTGATAAATGCACTGGTGAAGAAAATGTGTATAGAATAAGGATTCCTCAAAGATAA